The following are encoded in a window of Castanea sativa cultivar Marrone di Chiusa Pesio chromosome 9, ASM4071231v1 genomic DNA:
- the LOC142610222 gene encoding putative auxin efflux carrier component 1c, with product MISLTDLYHVLTAVVPLYVAMILAYGSVKWWKIFSPDQCSGINRFVALFAVPLLSFHFISANDPYAMNFKFIAADTLQKVIVLVVLAIWSRTSSRGSLEWSITLFSLSSLPNTLVMGIPLLKGMYGDASGTLMVQIVVLQCIIWYTLMLFLFEYRGARLLIVEQFPDTAGSIISFRVDSDIISLDGKEPLETQAEVGEDGKLHVTVRKSASSRSEIFSRRSHGPNSGLSLTPRPSNLTNAEIYSLQSSRNPTPRGSSFNHTDFYSMVNGKNASNVSPRQSNFGNLGFEEESGVNVFGNAGRANGAYPAPPSAGIFSPGTTKKKANGVGSGEGGKDLHMFVWSSSASPVSEGGIHVFRGGEYGNELGAGVGHQKDYDEFGRDEFSFGNRPVTNGVDREGPVLSKLGSSSTTELHPKTGAHIESKPTNMPPASVMTRLILIMVWRKLIRNPNTYSSLIGLTWSLVSFRWKIEMPAIVAGSIGILSSAGLGMAMFSLGLFMALQPKIIACGNSIAAFAMAVRFITGPAVMAAASYAIGLRGVLLHIAIVQAALPQGIVPFVFAKEYNVHPDILSTGVIFGMLIALPITLVYYILLGL from the exons atgatttctcTCACAGACCTCTACCATGTCCTCACAGCGGTTGTGCCTCTCTATGTGGCTATGATCTTAGCTTACGGTTCTGTAAAATGGTGGAAAATCTTTAGCCCTGACCAATGTTCAGGCATCAACCGCTTTGTTGCCCTATTTGCAGTCCCTCTACTTTCCTTTCACTTCATCTCCGCCAACGACCCCTACGCCATGAACTTCAAGTTCATAGCCGCTGACACTCTTCAAAAAGTTATAGTCTTGGTGGTCCTAGCCATTTGGTCAAGGACCAGCTCAAGAGGCTCACTTGAATGGTCCatcacactcttctctctctcctctctccccAACACACTTGTCATGGGCATACCTTTACTCAAAGGCATGTACGGTGATGCCTCAGGGACTCTCATGGTTCAAATAGTTGTCCTCCAATGTATCATTTGGTACACACTCATGCTTTTCTTGTTTGAGTACAGAGGAGCTAGGCTTTTAATTGTTGAGCAATTTCCAGACACTGCTGGCTCTATAATATCTTTCAGAGTTGATTCTGATATCATTTCTTTAGATGGGAAAGAACCACTTGAAACACAAGCTGAAGTTGGTGAAGATGGTAAGCTCCATGTCACTGTTAGAAAATCCGCTTCTTCTCGTTCAGAAATCTTCTCTCGCCGCTCTCATGGTCCAAATTCTGGTCTTTCACTCACTCCTCGACCTTCTAACTTAACAAATGCTGAGATTTACTCTCTCCAATCTTCAAGAAACCCAACTCCTAGAGGTTCTAGTTTCAACCATACTGATTTTTACTCCATGGTGAATGGTAAGAATGCTAGCAATGTGAGCCCAAGGCAATCCAATTTTGGAAACTTGGGTTTTGAAGAAGAGAGTGGAGTAAACGTGTTTGGAAACGCAGGGAGAGCTAATGGGGCTTATCCAGCTCCTCCTAGTGCTGGGATTTTCTCACCTGGAACTACAAAGAAGAAGGCTAATGGTGTTGGTAGTGGTGAGGGAGGAAAAGACCTTCACATGTTTGTATGGAGCTCAAGTGCTTCCCCTGTGTCAGAAGGCGGCATCCATGTTTTCAGAGGTGGAGAATATGGGAATGAGCTTGGTGCTGGAGTTGGTCACCAAAAAG ATTATGATGAGTTTGGTCGGGATGAGTTCAGCTTTGGGAACAGGCCGGTGACAAATGGTGTTGACAGGGAAGGTCCTGTGCTTTCCAAGCTTGGTTCAAGCTCAACAACTGAGCTTCATCCCAAGACTGGCGCTCATATTGAATCAAAGCCGACAAATATGCCGCCTGCTAGTGTTATGACCAGACTCATTTTGATTATGGTGTGGCGAAAGCTCATTAGGAATCCCAATACTTACTCCAGCTTGATTGGCCTCACTTGGTCTCTGGTTTCCTTCAG ATGGAAAATTGAAATGCCAGCCATTGTAGCTGGTTCGATAGGCATTCTCTCAAGTGCTGGTCTCGGAATGGCCATGTTTAGTCTTG GTCTTTTCATGGCATTGCAGCCAAAAATTATTGCATGTGGGAACTCCATTGCTGCCTTTGCCATGGCTGTTCGATTCATCACTGGTCCTGCGGTCATGGCTGCAGCCTCATATGCTATTGGGCTAAGAGGAGTTCTGTTGCACATTGCTATTGTCCAG GCGGCTCTTCCCCAAGGGATTGTCCCCTTCGTTTTTGCTAAGGAATACAATGTTCATCCTGACATTCTCAGCACTGG GGTTATATTTGGGATGCTAATAGCTCTTCCTATTACACTAGTTTACTACATCTTGCTGGGACTTTGA
- the LOC142609750 gene encoding transcription factor bHLH106, whose amino-acid sequence MHQPENHDLYRFLTGNGVFNVGPYGFPEVNSCELAGMPSFCSSSSYYPLEVSGLADTPPQDRALMALKNHKEAEKRRRERINSHLDKLRSLLPCNSKTDKASLLAKVVQRVKELKEQTSEITELEALPSETDEITVLSGDYTSDGRLIFKASLCCEDRTDLMPDLIEILKSLHLKTLKAEMATLGGRIRNVLIVAADKDHSIESVHFLQNALKSLLERSSSSDRSKRRRILDRKIVM is encoded by the exons atGCATCAGCCGGAAAACCATGATCTCTACCGCTTTCTCACCGGAAACGGTGTTTTCAACGTGGGTCCGTACGGTTTCCCAGAAGTGAACTCATGTGAGCTTGCTGGGATGCCAAGCTTTTGTAGTTCCAGCTCGTACTACCCTTTGGAAGTGTCAGGTTTAGCTGATACACCACCCCAAGATCGAGCACTTATGGCTTTGAAGAATCATAAGGAGGCCgagaagagaaggagagagagaatcaacTCTCATCTTGATAAGCTGAGGAGTCTTCTTCCTTGTAATTCTAAG ACAGACAAGGCTTCACTACTTGCAAAGGTTGTTCAACGTGTGAAAGAGCTAAAAGAACAAACCTCCGAAATCACAGAACTCGAAGCTTTACCTTCTGAAACCGACGAAATCACTGTACTCTCCGGCGACTATACAAGTGATGGAAGGTTAATATTCAAGGCTTCATTGTGTTGTGAAGACCGGACTGACCTAATGCCAGACCTAATTGAGATCCTGAAGTCTCTACATTTGAAAACTCTCAAAGCAGAAATGGCTACACTTGGTGGAAGAATCCGCAATGTTCTGATTGTCGCGGCTGATAAAGATCACAGCATTGAATCAGTACATTTCTTGCAAAATGCATTGAAATCTTTACTAGAACGTTCGAGTTCTAGTGATCGGTCCAAACGAAGACGCATATTAGACCGCAAAATAGTTATGTAA